The Syntrophorhabdales bacterium genome segment TCACTTGCGCACAGGCTGCTGAGTCTCCCGTACAGGTACGCGAAGAAGGCAGGCTGCTTGCATTCAGAACATTGCGCAAAGGGGATATCGACAGGGGTTTTGCCGACGCAGATATAGTAGTCGAGCACACGTATACCACGCAGTGGGTCGATCACGCCTTCATGGAGACGGAGGCGGGTCTTGCCTATCCTGATGACGAGGGGCGCATAGTCATACGCTCCTCCACACAGAACGTTCACTACAAGCGCTCTGAAGTTGCGCGAATGCTCGGTCTGCCTGAAGAGCGCGTGCGTGTACTGCAGGCGACCACGGGCGGAGGCTTCGGCGGCAAACTGGATGTCACGGTCGAGGGATTCCTGGGGCTTGCTGTGTATCACGTGAAGCAGCCGGTCATGATGCGTTTCACGAGAGAAGAGAGCTTTTTGTCAAATACGAAAAGGCACCCGCTCTGGATCGAATATAAGACGGGCTTTCGCAAAGACGGATCGATCACAGCGGTCAGGGCAAACATAACAGGGGATACGGGCCCGTATGCCTCTTACGGTGAAACTGTCTGTCTCAGGGCAGCGGTGCACGCGACAGGGCCGTACGAAGTCCCGCACGTCCATGCCGAAAGCCGGATGTTTTTCACGAACAATCCGGTATCGGGTGCGATGCGGGGCTTCGGCATACCACAGATGGCCTTTGCCCACGAATCACAGCTGGATGAAGCGGCCTCCCTGCTGGGGATGGATCCGCTGGACATCCGTATGAGGAACGCACTCAGGAAAGGATCATTGACCGCGACATCACAGGTGCTCGCGGGGAGCGCAGGTCTTCTGGAGACCCTCAAACAGGTGGAACCTTTCTGGCGACAACGTCGTAAGAAGAGACAGGGGAACGGATTCGGCCTGGGCTGTATGTATTACGGCATCGGGAATACTGGCATACCGAATCCCGCAGGGGCCAGTGTGGAACTCGCGGAAGATGGGAGCGTAATTCTCCACACGGGTGCCTGTGATATAGGGCAGGGCTCAGATACTGTGCTGCTCCAGATACTGCTCGATACCATCGATGTAGAACCGCGCCATGTGAAGCTTGACCGGGGCGACACCGCCACATCGCAGGATGCGGGCTCCACGTCTGCCAGCCGCCAGACTTACATCTCCGGCAACGCGGTTCATGAGGCAGGGCTTAAACTCCGTGCCTGCCTGAAGCAACACGGTTTCTATCGGGGCAAGTCGCTCGCAGAGATTTACCGGATGGCAAAAGACGAAGTGCCGCTCCGTTTCGATGGTTACTTTGACCCGCCTGCGTCTGGTATAGATAAAGAGACATCTCAGGGCGTGCCGTATGTGACGTACGCTTTTGCCACGCACATGGCGGAGGTCGAGGTTGATGAGGCTACGGGCGCCTGTTACGTTAAAAAGGTCCATGCATCCCACGACGTGGGTAAAGCGGTTAATCCCCTGCTGATAAAGGGGCAGATCCAGGGCGGCATTGCGATGGGCATCGGCTTTGCCCTGATGGAGGAATTCATCCCCGGCAAGACCACATCCTTCGACACGTATTACCTGCCGACTTCGATGGACATGCCCGACATAGAGGTGATGCTGGTTGAAGACGCGGAACCCACGGGTCCATTTGGTGCGAAGGGCGTGGGGGAGCCGGCACTCATTCCGCAAGCGGCAAGTATCATCAATGCGATAACGGATGCGACAGGGGTCGGTGTTTATGAGTTGCCCTGCGATATTGAACGGCTTAAAATTCTCTTGGAGAAAAGAAAGGAGAGAAAATGAAGAGCTTGGTAATCAAAAATGTCGGCACGCTCTTTACGGGAGATATCAACGATCCTATACGACAGGGGCCGCTGTCCATCCTCGTTGAGGACGGCAGAATAAAATCCGTTGAGAAGGATGGAGCCCTGACAGGCGAAAAGATCATCAATGTGCAGGGCATGACTGTGTGCCCAGGCCTTATCGATTCTCACACACATCCGGTATTTGGCGATTTTACTCCGCGCCAGAATCAGGTGGGTTTCATAGAGAGCAGCCTTCACGGGGGCGTGACCGCGATGATATCAGCCGGTGAGGTCCATCTGCCGGGCCGGCCCAAAGACCGCCAGGGCACCAAAGCGCTTGCGCTGCTCGCTTATAAATCTTTCTCCGGCGCGCGCCCCGCGGGGGTCAAGGTCTATGGCGGCGCGTTGATTCTGGAGAAGGGATTGATCGAATCTGATTTCAAAGAGCTTGCAGAAGAGGGTGTATGGCTGGTTGGTGAGATAGGGCTGGGAAGCGTGAAGACAGCTACTGAGGCCCGGGAAATGGTGGACTGGGCAAAGAAGTATGGCATGAAGGTTCTCATGCACGTGGGCGGGACCTCTATCCCGGGGAGTTCGACGGTGACGTGCGATGACGTGCTTGTGGCGCAGCCCACGGTTGTGTGCCATCTGAACGGAGGACCCACAAGCATTGCGATGGCGGAGGCTCTCCGAGTGATTGAGAATACGGAATGTGCGATTGAGCTCGTGCATTGCGGAAACCCCAAGAGCGCGCGGGAAATAGCTGGGTATATGAAAGAGAAGAACATGCTCTCCCGCCTGATCATGGGCAATGATGCACCGTCGGGTACCGGCGTCATACCCCTTGGTATGTGGCGCATGATCAATTTCATATCGTCCCTGTGCGACATCCCGGCGGAGCAGGCGGTCTGCTGCGCCACCGGTAACACCACAGCGGTGTTCGAGCTGGCCCACGGCATTATAAAGCATGGAGATGCGGCCGACCTTCAGGTGATTGACGCGCCTATGGGTTCAGCGGGCAAAGACGCCAAGGAGGCCATCGAACTCGGAGATATACCCGGCGTAGCCATGGTCATGATCGACGGTGCAGTGAAGACCGAAGTGAGCCGCAACACACCGCCGCCCGTGCGGAAGATAACGTACGAGAACTGATTGTCGCGAGTTCCGAGTTTCGAGTTGACCAATACATGTAACCCGCAACTCGGAACGCGTGAACTGAACGCTGGAGTTTGACGCATGAAAATCGATCTTGACAAATGTAAAGGCTGCGGCATCTGCGAAGAAGTCTGCCCCCTGGAGGTCATCACGACACAGGAGAAAAAGGCGCGCATAAGTGACGGCTGCGTGGAATGCAAGACATGCATGAGGGTCTGCCCGGAAGATGCGGTACAGCCCGAAACAGGCGATGATAAGCCTGTGTGCGTGGCCTGCCCGATTACCTGTCGCATTCCGGAAGGGACATACGGTGCGTGCAGGCGCTATTTCAACAGGGCCGGGGTCATCGAAAGAAAGGGTAGGGTGCATACCTACGAAGAAGTGCAGAGCCTGGTCGAGGCTGCGGATGAGCGTCTCCTGGCACGGCCGTTACTCACCGGCATCGGGTCTGGCACCACCTATCCCGACTTCAGACCATCTCCCTTCATAGTCACTGGCGTGCGCGAGGGCGTGGATATTGTCACTGTGGTAACTGAAGCGCCGCTAAGCTATAGCGGTGTTAAGATAAAGGTGGACACCGACCTCTACCTTGGCCAGGAAACCAAGAAGGTCTACGTAAAGAGGAAGGGCAAGCGCTATGTAGGCCATCTCTGCACGGAGGAGTATGGCTCGAAAATTTTTTCCATGGGTGGCGTTAACACATGGACTTCTAAAGACGGCCAGTTTGCAGCCCGCACCATCCATGAGTTTCTGCAGGGTAAATGGATCACCGTGGAGATCGAAGATGGCCCCAAAGTGGAACTTGCGCTGGGTAAACCACCCAGGGTAGACGGGAACGAGGTGGAACGGATGAGAGTGGGTTGCGGCAGTGCAGTGTCCGGCCTGTTCGCGCCTTACATGGCCAAGGCGGCTGACGAGGTCATTGTGCTGGACGGCCATATCACCGGCCTCTTCAGCGAGCACGCTGCGGGAAGATTCATCGGCAAGACGAGATCAGGCATCATGATTTGCGGCCAGAAAAGCACAGATGGCCGTTATTTTCTGAACAAGGGCACAGGATGGGGCGGCACCGACATCCAGAGCCCTCTGGATGTGATACGAGAGGTGGACAAGGAGCGCATGGGCGAGGGCTCGACCCTCCTGGTAACCGAGACTACAGGCAGGCTTTATGGATTCTATCGCATGAAGAACGGCCAATTCGTCGAAGAGACTACGAGCCCGGAGGCTGCGGAATTCATTGAGGTCTTAAAAGACTCATGCGAACCATCCACAGTCAGTGCGGTCTTCGCTGCAGGTGTCGGCGGCTCTGCTCGCGCAGGGGTCACGAGGAATCCGATCCGGCTTACGAGGGCGGTACATGAAGGAAAGGTCTCGATAACTATCGGTGGGGCAAGGCCGTTCATATTTCCCGGCGGCGGCATCAACTTCATCGTGGATGTGGGAAAAATCAAGTACGGGAGCATCTACCTCTCGCCGACACCGTCCTTTGTCATTCCCGTGGAATACACGATGCGCGTGGAGACGCTCCGTGAGATTGGCGGTCACATCGAGGCAGTGCAGCCGGTGGGAGAAGTGCTTAAGAGGCTAGGGTTGGAGGCGTCGCAGTTCCCCGGGTCTAAGCACTAAAAATCAAACGGGCACAGGAATAATGAATTTATTTCCAGAACCCTTGACGCCTTGATTCGTATGCTCTTAGATATCGGTCCTGCAACAATCGTAATCAACGGCGAGAAAGAAGGAAAGCCATACATCTTTGATAGGAAGCCGCTTGCTGAGCAGGTCGAAAGGATCCTGGCGGAGATACGAGATTATCTGCCGGTACTGAAACAAAAGGCGTTCAGAATCAGGAGGAGCGATTCTTTACCGCCTGTTGCACGTAGCATGGTCAGCGCAGTGAAGGCTGTCGACGAGGCATCATTGACGCCTATGGCGGCGGTAGCGGGCGCAGTTGCAGAGCAACTGAAAGATGCAATTTCGGATAAAGGCCTGCAATTCATCTCGGTGAATAACGGCGGTGATATAGCGATAGTCAACAGGCGCGGCAGGCCCGTGGGTATAGCGATCGGCGATATGGAGCAGGGCAGAACAACTCCATACGTCGTTAAAGTGAGCGAACTGATCGATTTCGGCGTTGCGACCAGCGGCTTCGGTGGTCGCAGCTTCACTCTCGGATTGGCCGATATTGTCACCGTGGTTGCCTCGTCGGCTCCTCTTGCCGATGCTGCAGCGACGTTCATCGGCAACAGCACCAACGTGGAGGCGAACACAGTAGAAAGACGCAGGGCGGCAGAGATTGATCCTGCAACAGACATTGCCGACGAGATGGTCACGGTTCACGTGGGTAATCTCACCGGGGAACAGGTAGCCGGCGCGCTTGGCCGGGGCAGGGCCGTTGCAGAGCGGCTCAAGAGACAGGGCACCATCAGTGATGCGGTAATTATCCTCAAAGGGCAAATGGTCAGCACCAT includes the following:
- a CDS encoding 4Fe-4S binding protein encodes the protein MKIDLDKCKGCGICEEVCPLEVITTQEKKARISDGCVECKTCMRVCPEDAVQPETGDDKPVCVACPITCRIPEGTYGACRRYFNRAGVIERKGRVHTYEEVQSLVEAADERLLARPLLTGIGSGTTYPDFRPSPFIVTGVREGVDIVTVVTEAPLSYSGVKIKVDTDLYLGQETKKVYVKRKGKRYVGHLCTEEYGSKIFSMGGVNTWTSKDGQFAARTIHEFLQGKWITVEIEDGPKVELALGKPPRVDGNEVERMRVGCGSAVSGLFAPYMAKAADEVIVLDGHITGLFSEHAAGRFIGKTRSGIMICGQKSTDGRYFLNKGTGWGGTDIQSPLDVIREVDKERMGEGSTLLVTETTGRLYGFYRMKNGQFVEETTSPEAAEFIEVLKDSCEPSTVSAVFAAGVGGSARAGVTRNPIRLTRAVHEGKVSITIGGARPFIFPGGGINFIVDVGKIKYGSIYLSPTPSFVIPVEYTMRVETLREIGGHIEAVQPVGEVLKRLGLEASQFPGSKH
- a CDS encoding xanthine dehydrogenase family protein molybdopterin-binding subunit: MFVGRGLTKVDAAVKVAGKAAFSYDLKSDEMLFACVFRSERPHARIERIDTQAALELPGVLRILSASDIPGQNAYGAIRKDQPFLADGIVRFVGEPILLVIAQNEEIARRAAGLIKVEYREIQAILTCAQAAESPVQVREEGRLLAFRTLRKGDIDRGFADADIVVEHTYTTQWVDHAFMETEAGLAYPDDEGRIVIRSSTQNVHYKRSEVARMLGLPEERVRVLQATTGGGFGGKLDVTVEGFLGLAVYHVKQPVMMRFTREESFLSNTKRHPLWIEYKTGFRKDGSITAVRANITGDTGPYASYGETVCLRAAVHATGPYEVPHVHAESRMFFTNNPVSGAMRGFGIPQMAFAHESQLDEAASLLGMDPLDIRMRNALRKGSLTATSQVLAGSAGLLETLKQVEPFWRQRRKKRQGNGFGLGCMYYGIGNTGIPNPAGASVELAEDGSVILHTGACDIGQGSDTVLLQILLDTIDVEPRHVKLDRGDTATSQDAGSTSASRQTYISGNAVHEAGLKLRACLKQHGFYRGKSLAEIYRMAKDEVPLRFDGYFDPPASGIDKETSQGVPYVTYAFATHMAEVEVDEATGACYVKKVHASHDVGKAVNPLLIKGQIQGGIAMGIGFALMEEFIPGKTTSFDTYYLPTSMDMPDIEVMLVEDAEPTGPFGAKGVGEPALIPQAASIINAITDATGVGVYELPCDIERLKILLEKRKERK
- a CDS encoding UPF0280 family protein, whose amino-acid sequence is MLLDIGPATIVINGEKEGKPYIFDRKPLAEQVERILAEIRDYLPVLKQKAFRIRRSDSLPPVARSMVSAVKAVDEASLTPMAAVAGAVAEQLKDAISDKGLQFISVNNGGDIAIVNRRGRPVGIAIGDMEQGRTTPYVVKVSELIDFGVATSGFGGRSFTLGLADIVTVVASSAPLADAAATFIGNSTNVEANTVERRRAAEIDPATDIADEMVTVHVGNLTGEQVAGALGRGRAVAERLKRQGTISDAVIILKGQMVSTISGNGNIRLEVTHGN
- a CDS encoding amidohydrolase family protein, whose translation is MKSLVIKNVGTLFTGDINDPIRQGPLSILVEDGRIKSVEKDGALTGEKIINVQGMTVCPGLIDSHTHPVFGDFTPRQNQVGFIESSLHGGVTAMISAGEVHLPGRPKDRQGTKALALLAYKSFSGARPAGVKVYGGALILEKGLIESDFKELAEEGVWLVGEIGLGSVKTATEAREMVDWAKKYGMKVLMHVGGTSIPGSSTVTCDDVLVAQPTVVCHLNGGPTSIAMAEALRVIENTECAIELVHCGNPKSAREIAGYMKEKNMLSRLIMGNDAPSGTGVIPLGMWRMINFISSLCDIPAEQAVCCATGNTTAVFELAHGIIKHGDAADLQVIDAPMGSAGKDAKEAIELGDIPGVAMVMIDGAVKTEVSRNTPPPVRKITYEN